One stretch of Lacimicrobium alkaliphilum DNA includes these proteins:
- a CDS encoding branched-chain amino acid transaminase, whose protein sequence is MAKKQAEFIWFNGNILPWQEAQVHVMTHAIHYGSSVFEGVRAYHTPHKGTCIFRLQEHTQRLLDSAKIYRMTIPYTAEQIDQATKDIIKKNKLKSAYIRPIAFYGDIGMGLQVPFGQETEMVIAAFEWGAYLGEEGLQNGVDAGITSWNRLAANTMPTGAKAGGNYLSSQLISMEARRHGYQEGIALDINGYLSEGAGENLFIIRNGIISTPPRTAAILPGITRDTVITLLAEMGYTVREENIPREALYLADEILMCGTAAEVTPVRSVDGIKVGNGARGPITEKVQSAFFGLFDGTTEDKWGWLTPVE, encoded by the coding sequence ATGGCTAAGAAACAAGCTGAGTTTATCTGGTTTAACGGTAATATCCTGCCCTGGCAGGAGGCACAGGTACATGTGATGACCCATGCCATCCATTATGGATCGTCAGTCTTTGAAGGCGTTCGCGCCTATCATACCCCCCACAAGGGCACCTGTATCTTCCGTCTGCAGGAGCATACTCAGCGCTTGCTGGATTCGGCAAAAATCTATCGTATGACCATTCCTTATACCGCCGAACAGATCGATCAGGCCACCAAGGACATCATCAAAAAGAATAAGCTTAAGTCAGCCTATATCCGCCCTATCGCCTTTTATGGCGATATTGGTATGGGCCTGCAGGTGCCTTTCGGTCAGGAAACGGAAATGGTGATCGCCGCCTTTGAATGGGGCGCTTATCTGGGCGAGGAAGGCTTACAAAATGGTGTGGACGCCGGTATCACGTCCTGGAACCGTCTGGCCGCCAATACTATGCCCACTGGTGCTAAAGCCGGTGGTAATTACCTGTCATCGCAACTGATTTCAATGGAAGCCAGACGCCACGGCTATCAGGAAGGGATTGCGCTGGATATCAATGGCTATCTCAGTGAAGGCGCCGGTGAAAACCTGTTTATTATCCGTAACGGTATTATCTCTACACCGCCAAGAACCGCAGCCATTCTGCCCGGCATCACCAGAGACACCGTCATTACGCTGCTGGCAGAGATGGGCTACACCGTGCGTGAAGAAAATATCCCCCGTGAGGCGCTGTACCTGGCCGATGAGATCCTGATGTGCGGTACCGCCGCAGAGGTAACACCGGTGCGCAGTGTCGACGGTATCAAGGTCGGTAACGGTGCCCGCGGACCAATCACCGAGAAAGTCCAGTCGGCTTTCTTCGGATTGTTTGATGGCACCACAGAAGATAAATGGGGCTGGCTGACGCCGGTCGAATAA
- the ilvY gene encoding HTH-type transcriptional activator IlvY, producing the protein MDIRSLQLFQHLAASLHFGKTAEAMFVSPSTLSRAIQRLEQECGTSLFVRDNRNVRLTAAGIKLLDFSSRTLQDWQEVKTEIQRQSQAVQGELSLFCSVTASYSHLPALLERFRHRYPQVEIKLTTGDPAMSVENVRAKKMDLAIAVESPEFADELSFQHLDTLPLVLICPSYLRLTQLQQIDWRQVAMVLPESGPSRRIVYHWLAERGIRPNVYASVAGNEAIVSMVALGCGVGIVPRPVVEQSVLANQITIISLPDIESFKLGICCLKERATEPLIQALMAQI; encoded by the coding sequence ATGGATATCCGTTCTCTTCAGTTGTTTCAGCACCTGGCCGCCAGTCTGCATTTCGGTAAGACTGCCGAGGCCATGTTTGTTTCCCCGTCCACCCTCAGTCGCGCCATCCAGAGACTCGAACAGGAATGTGGCACCAGCCTGTTTGTGCGTGATAATCGTAATGTGCGGCTTACCGCAGCCGGGATTAAGTTACTGGATTTCAGCAGCCGTACGCTGCAGGACTGGCAGGAAGTGAAAACGGAGATTCAGCGCCAGAGTCAGGCCGTGCAGGGGGAGCTCTCCCTGTTTTGCTCTGTAACCGCCAGCTACAGCCATTTGCCAGCCTTGTTAGAGCGGTTTCGCCATCGCTATCCGCAGGTGGAGATTAAGCTGACTACCGGCGACCCGGCAATGTCCGTGGAGAATGTGCGGGCTAAAAAAATGGATCTTGCTATCGCCGTGGAATCACCTGAATTTGCTGATGAGCTGAGCTTTCAGCATCTGGATACTCTGCCGCTTGTGCTGATCTGTCCCTCATATCTGCGCCTTACCCAGTTACAGCAGATTGACTGGCGACAGGTGGCCATGGTGTTACCGGAGTCAGGACCTTCGCGGCGCATTGTTTACCATTGGCTGGCCGAGCGCGGGATCCGGCCCAATGTGTATGCGTCGGTGGCCGGTAACGAGGCCATCGTCAGCATGGTTGCCCTGGGTTGCGGTGTGGGAATTGTGCCGCGTCCGGTGGTTGAACAGTCGGTACTGGCTAACCAGATTACGATCATTTCGTTACCGGATATCGAGTCATTCAAACTCGGAATCTGCTGCCTGAAAGAACGGGCGACAGAACCCCTTATTCAGGCACTGATGGCGCAGATATAA
- a CDS encoding multidrug transporter — MLWIPFTLMAALMQAWRNAFQKKLSNEVAASGVTLARFVLAGPMAALYLSGLHQFQPASGPVFTVPLLGFILGAALMQILATALMVILFKRRNYAIGVGLAKSEAVLAAALGVVFFSASLSLLGWLGVLLGAIAILLLSGINRIRSWSWDSLLLGIGSGLAFALTSLWVRQASLELGLPFPHGAAWVLLLVLLLQTLLLTVWLLITDRSTLLALWQRPGLTLVISLFSCLGSIGWFTAMSLETVALVKTLGQVEIFFSLLISRYLFRESLARADKWGLLLIVVAAICVVWA, encoded by the coding sequence ATGCTGTGGATCCCTTTCACCCTGATGGCCGCTTTGATGCAGGCCTGGCGCAATGCTTTTCAGAAAAAACTCAGCAACGAGGTGGCCGCCAGTGGCGTGACACTGGCCCGTTTTGTGCTGGCAGGCCCTATGGCGGCCCTGTATTTGTCGGGGCTGCATCAATTTCAGCCTGCCTCTGGGCCGGTTTTTACTGTGCCGTTGCTGGGATTTATCCTCGGTGCCGCATTGATGCAGATCCTGGCGACCGCGCTGATGGTTATTTTATTCAAGCGACGCAACTACGCTATCGGTGTCGGACTGGCCAAGAGTGAAGCGGTGCTGGCTGCGGCTCTTGGTGTGGTTTTCTTTTCCGCATCACTGAGTTTGCTCGGCTGGCTGGGTGTACTGTTGGGTGCAATCGCCATACTGCTGCTCAGCGGTATCAATCGGATCCGGAGCTGGTCATGGGATAGCCTGCTACTGGGAATTGGCAGTGGGCTGGCCTTTGCGCTGACATCCCTGTGGGTTCGACAGGCCAGTCTGGAACTGGGATTGCCCTTCCCCCATGGTGCCGCCTGGGTGCTGTTGCTGGTTTTGTTGTTACAGACATTGTTGTTAACCGTCTGGCTGTTGATTACAGACAGGTCTACTCTGCTGGCGCTGTGGCAACGGCCGGGCCTGACTCTGGTTATCAGCCTGTTCAGTTGTCTGGGCTCAATAGGCTGGTTTACCGCTATGAGCCTGGAAACGGTGGCACTGGTTAAAACCCTGGGTCAGGTAGAAATCTTTTTCAGCCTGCTGATTTCCCGCTATTTGTTTCGAGAATCGCTGGCAAGGGCTGATAAATGGGGATTGTTATTGATTGTGGTGGCGGCGATATGTGTGGTGTGGGCTTAG
- the ilvG gene encoding acetolactate synthase 2 catalytic subunit, with the protein MTGAQAILKSLIRHGADRVFGYPGGAIMPLYDALLDSPVRHYLCRHEQGAAFAAIGYARATNKVGVCIATSGPGATNLLTSLADAKLDSVPLVVITGQVARTAMGSDAFQEVDVLGLSLSICKHSMQVMEPADLQPMLSRAFAIAKDGRPGPVLVDIPKDIQMGFVPEDCPQQSEEHPLPQADTAAIQRASQLLEQSQRPVIYIGGGVGMADAVPQLRDFIGRTDLPQVSTLKGLGSADHQHPLYLGMLGMHGLAAANLTVQQSDLLLIIGARLDDRVTGKLDEFAPQAKIIHLDIDPAEIHKRRHADVSVLGDLKQILPALECQSRKSDWLEQVQKLKRQKAARYAKHQSGKDVDAPALLRSLSDLSAEDAIVSCDVGQHQMWVAQHMRFSHPTRHLSSGGLGTMGFGLPAAIGAQVAEPDKQVIAVCGDGSFMMNVQELGTLRRYQMPVKILILDNQRLGMVKQWQELFHQERYSETDLSDNPPFSKLAEAFGIASSEITDAGEVPQALKTMLEHPGPYLLHVRLDHKANVWPIVPPNTANHKMWEQAR; encoded by the coding sequence ATGACAGGCGCACAGGCAATCTTAAAATCCTTAATCCGGCATGGGGCTGACCGGGTGTTCGGCTACCCGGGCGGCGCTATTATGCCTCTTTATGATGCTTTGCTGGACTCGCCCGTACGCCATTATCTCTGTCGTCATGAACAGGGGGCGGCTTTTGCCGCCATAGGTTATGCCCGGGCTACCAACAAGGTGGGCGTGTGTATCGCTACTTCAGGTCCCGGTGCCACCAACCTGCTTACCAGCCTGGCCGATGCCAAGCTAGACTCGGTGCCTCTGGTAGTGATCACCGGCCAGGTGGCCCGCACGGCTATGGGTTCCGATGCGTTTCAGGAAGTGGATGTGCTGGGTTTAAGCCTGAGCATCTGTAAGCACAGTATGCAGGTCATGGAGCCTGCAGACTTGCAGCCGATGCTCAGCCGCGCTTTTGCCATCGCCAAAGACGGACGCCCGGGGCCAGTGTTGGTGGATATCCCAAAGGATATACAAATGGGTTTTGTGCCTGAAGATTGCCCGCAACAGAGCGAGGAGCATCCGTTACCACAGGCCGATACCGCCGCTATTCAACGGGCCAGCCAGTTGCTGGAGCAGAGTCAGCGCCCTGTTATTTATATCGGCGGTGGTGTGGGGATGGCGGATGCAGTGCCGCAGTTACGGGATTTTATTGGTCGTACTGACTTACCCCAGGTGAGTACCTTAAAGGGGCTGGGCAGTGCGGATCATCAGCACCCCCTTTATCTGGGTATGCTGGGGATGCATGGGCTGGCAGCAGCAAACCTTACGGTGCAACAATCGGATCTGTTGTTAATCATCGGCGCCCGGCTCGATGACAGGGTTACCGGCAAGCTGGACGAGTTTGCGCCACAGGCGAAGATCATCCATCTGGATATTGACCCGGCAGAGATCCACAAACGCCGTCACGCCGATGTCAGTGTGCTCGGTGATCTGAAGCAGATTCTGCCTGCTCTTGAATGCCAGAGCCGAAAATCAGACTGGCTTGAGCAGGTGCAAAAGCTTAAACGGCAAAAAGCAGCCCGTTATGCAAAGCATCAGTCTGGAAAGGATGTTGATGCGCCGGCACTGCTGCGCAGCTTAAGTGATCTCAGCGCAGAGGATGCCATTGTCAGTTGTGATGTGGGTCAGCACCAGATGTGGGTGGCCCAGCATATGCGGTTTTCTCACCCGACCCGCCACTTAAGCAGCGGCGGTCTGGGCACCATGGGTTTTGGCTTGCCGGCCGCCATTGGTGCGCAGGTTGCCGAGCCGGATAAACAGGTGATTGCAGTCTGTGGTGATGGTTCCTTTATGATGAATGTGCAGGAGCTGGGTACCCTGCGCCGCTACCAGATGCCGGTAAAAATACTGATTCTGGACAACCAGCGTCTGGGCATGGTTAAGCAGTGGCAGGAATTGTTTCATCAGGAGCGTTACAGCGAGACCGACCTGTCTGACAACCCACCGTTCAGCAAACTGGCTGAAGCCTTCGGTATTGCCAGTAGCGAGATCACAGATGCCGGTGAAGTGCCCCAGGCGCTTAAAACCATGCTTGAACACCCCGGGCCCTATCTGTTGCATGTGCGCCTGGACCATAAGGCCAATGTCTGGCCAATCGTACCGCCGAATACCGCCAATCATAAAATGTGGGAGCAAGCCCGATGA
- the ilvM gene encoding acetolactate synthase 2 small subunit — MTYDLELLLSDQPAALERVLQTARYRGFKVRQLQMHQRGSGLQLSMQVSGPQPINILTTQLHKLYDLASLNIEQTLPQTA, encoded by the coding sequence ATGACCTACGACCTGGAATTACTCTTATCTGATCAGCCTGCTGCGTTAGAGCGGGTGTTACAAACTGCTCGCTACCGTGGCTTTAAAGTCCGCCAGTTGCAGATGCACCAGCGTGGTTCAGGTTTACAGTTGTCGATGCAGGTATCCGGCCCACAACCCATTAACATACTGACGACCCAGCTACATAAGTTGTATGATCTGGCCTCACTGAATATTGAGCAAACATTGCCGCAAACGGCATAA
- a CDS encoding formylglycine-generating enzyme family protein, giving the protein MKRIAHLALAIALIHSAGLIAAENFSVEEIQQQIQTNQSEYDSYHRTLEDEISKAAQLERELASLREKGKELEHTRQLRLNEMNVQYERTIEDPSIDINDARESYLSAVRAHKENKDAITSSYNEWQSKLLDVEQLRLSKHSLLNKIESLKEQLNNARVDRLVREFNRQDNVTVNHEITCDRDETFAKCTERGKSLAKQKASKRFLDQLYEGLTEAAAARQHRPYSDVFVQILRSEVARDGFSGAGNYAVQMNVDVKGSLRRTQACQLLGLDSRYCVAERTPPEVAKVITVPQDNSQVNTDESVMYELTIRSNVYDDEVFIDGVSYGSTRLQIMLPAGPHDIEVVKRGYETFTDTINLKESTTLRVEMQRAQFAFNKGEKVQDILHGDEPGPQLIVVPAGSFRMGDISGTGLENERPVETQTLDNSFGIGETEITVADFRRFVEETSYVTDAEKDKGCAYYDQGAPTWQEQLNWRTPGYANSDKHPVVCISQRDAQAYVNWLTEASGKKYRLPTEIEWEYAARGGTESDYWWGDSVGTGNANCGWCGSQWSNIAAAPVSSFDRNKFGLFDTVGNVWEWTISSSSNGAVVRGGAWNFAPRLARVSTRMELDPEFRANYIGLRVVRER; this is encoded by the coding sequence ATGAAGCGAATAGCACACCTTGCTCTAGCGATAGCCCTGATACATTCGGCGGGCCTGATCGCAGCGGAAAATTTTTCCGTAGAGGAAATACAACAGCAAATTCAAACCAACCAAAGCGAATACGACAGCTACCACCGGACCCTGGAAGACGAGATCTCCAAGGCCGCACAGCTGGAGCGGGAGTTGGCCTCGTTACGAGAAAAGGGTAAAGAACTGGAACATACGCGCCAGTTACGCCTGAATGAAATGAATGTGCAGTATGAACGCACTATCGAAGATCCGAGCATAGATATCAATGACGCCCGCGAGTCTTATTTATCCGCAGTGCGTGCTCACAAAGAAAATAAGGATGCCATTACCAGCAGCTACAATGAATGGCAGTCAAAACTACTGGACGTAGAGCAACTGCGGCTGTCCAAACACAGCCTGCTGAATAAGATTGAAAGCCTTAAAGAACAACTTAACAATGCGCGGGTCGATCGCCTGGTCAGAGAATTCAACCGCCAGGACAACGTCACCGTCAATCACGAAATTACCTGTGACCGCGATGAAACCTTTGCAAAGTGTACTGAGCGCGGTAAGTCACTGGCCAAACAGAAAGCCTCAAAACGTTTCCTTGATCAGCTCTATGAAGGCCTGACCGAAGCGGCCGCCGCCAGACAACATCGCCCCTATTCCGACGTATTTGTGCAGATCCTGCGCAGCGAAGTCGCCCGCGATGGCTTCAGCGGCGCCGGTAATTATGCCGTACAGATGAATGTGGATGTGAAAGGCAGCCTCAGACGCACTCAGGCCTGCCAGTTACTGGGCCTGGACAGCCGTTACTGTGTGGCGGAGCGCACGCCTCCTGAAGTCGCCAAAGTGATCACCGTGCCACAGGATAACAGCCAGGTGAACACGGATGAGTCGGTGATGTACGAGCTAACCATCCGCTCTAATGTCTATGACGATGAAGTCTTTATCGATGGCGTAAGCTACGGCTCAACCCGTCTGCAAATTATGCTGCCAGCCGGTCCCCATGATATCGAAGTGGTCAAGCGTGGCTACGAAACCTTCACAGATACCATCAATTTAAAAGAAAGCACCACCCTCAGAGTCGAAATGCAGCGCGCGCAATTTGCCTTTAACAAGGGTGAAAAAGTGCAGGACATTCTGCACGGTGATGAGCCCGGACCGCAATTGATTGTGGTACCTGCGGGCTCGTTTCGCATGGGTGATATCTCCGGTACCGGCCTGGAAAATGAGCGCCCGGTAGAGACTCAGACCCTGGATAATTCCTTCGGTATCGGTGAAACCGAAATTACTGTGGCCGACTTCCGCCGTTTTGTGGAAGAGACCAGTTATGTCACCGACGCGGAAAAAGACAAAGGCTGTGCCTACTACGATCAGGGCGCCCCAACATGGCAGGAGCAACTGAACTGGCGCACACCTGGCTATGCCAACAGCGATAAACATCCTGTGGTCTGTATCAGCCAGCGCGACGCGCAGGCTTATGTAAACTGGCTGACCGAAGCCAGTGGCAAGAAATACCGCCTGCCCACCGAGATCGAGTGGGAATATGCTGCCAGAGGCGGTACAGAGTCAGATTACTGGTGGGGTGACAGTGTCGGTACCGGTAATGCAAACTGCGGCTGGTGTGGCAGCCAGTGGTCAAATATTGCTGCCGCTCCGGTTTCATCCTTTGATCGCAATAAATTCGGCCTGTTTGATACGGTAGGGAACGTCTGGGAATGGACCATCAGTTCTTCGAGCAATGGCGCCGTTGTTCGTGGCGGAGCCTGGAATTTCGCCCCGCGGCTGGCCAGAGTCTCTACCCGTATGGAACTCGACCCTGAGTTCAGAGCCAACTATATCGGCCTGCGGGTCGTCAGGGAGCGTTAG
- a CDS encoding trimeric intracellular cation channel family protein, which translates to MAQWLHWIDLFGVAVFAISGTLMAYKKYMDGFGVVVLASVTAIGGGTLRDMILDLPVFWVQQPDFLYAILLAAFITIVWLRITHKFPYQILLVADALGLAFFNVMGLQKALNYGTGPFIAIVMGTMTAVFGGLIRDVICREIPLVLKGELYATTCIFGGMLYVLCTLVDTSASMAMLSGLLGTLALRLAAIYWHWQLPVFKGSH; encoded by the coding sequence ATGGCGCAATGGCTGCACTGGATCGATCTTTTTGGCGTGGCGGTATTCGCCATCTCCGGCACACTCATGGCCTATAAAAAGTATATGGATGGCTTTGGCGTGGTGGTACTGGCATCGGTCACCGCTATTGGCGGCGGCACCTTAAGAGATATGATTCTGGATTTGCCGGTGTTCTGGGTACAGCAACCGGATTTTCTGTACGCCATTCTTCTGGCCGCCTTTATCACTATTGTCTGGCTGCGCATCACCCATAAATTCCCTTATCAGATCCTGCTGGTAGCCGACGCACTGGGGCTGGCGTTTTTTAATGTGATGGGGCTACAAAAGGCCTTAAATTATGGCACCGGCCCCTTTATCGCCATCGTTATGGGCACCATGACAGCGGTCTTTGGTGGTTTGATCCGGGATGTGATCTGCCGCGAAATCCCCCTGGTGCTCAAGGGCGAGCTCTATGCCACCACCTGTATTTTTGGCGGCATGCTGTATGTGCTTTGCACCTTGGTAGATACCAGCGCCAGCATGGCCATGCTCTCGGGGTTATTGGGTACCCTGGCACTGCGGCTCGCCGCCATATACTGGCATTGGCAGTTGCCTGTGTTTAAAGGCAGCCATTAA
- the ilvC gene encoding ketol-acid reductoisomerase, translating to MANYFNSLKLREQLDQLGRCRFMNREEFQSGCDLLKGKKIVIIGCGAQGLNQGLNMRDSGLNVSYALRQSAIDEKRESYERASSNDFTVGTYQQLIPEADLVYNLTPDKQHANVIEAVMPLMKKGATLSYSHGFNIVEEGQQIRDDITVVMCAPKCPGTEVREEYKRGFGVPTLIAVHPENDPQGQGLEIAKALASATGGDRAGVLESSFVAEVKSDLMGEQTILCGMQQTAALLAFDKMVADGIDKAYASALIQYGLQAVTEALKIGGVTNMMDRLSNPAKLKAHALSEELKSMLRPLFEKHQDDILSGEFSRTMMQDWADGDANLLKWREQTRQSAFEQAPEYDGKIDEQEFFDKGILLVAMIKAGVELAFDVMVESGMLPESAYYESLHETPLIANTIARKRLYEMNVVISDTAEYGNYLFANAAMPLLAEQFMPKVGTDLIGKGLNLDSHSVDNKTLVQVNAAIRQHPVEQIGDTLRGYMKDMKAIVEKS from the coding sequence ATGGCTAATTATTTTAATTCTCTGAAACTCAGAGAGCAGCTGGACCAGCTTGGTCGCTGTCGTTTTATGAACCGGGAAGAATTTCAGTCCGGTTGTGATCTCCTTAAAGGCAAAAAGATTGTCATCATCGGTTGCGGCGCACAGGGCCTGAACCAGGGTCTGAATATGCGCGATTCCGGACTGAATGTGTCCTATGCCCTGCGCCAAAGCGCTATCGATGAGAAGCGTGAGTCTTATGAACGTGCCAGCAGTAACGATTTTACCGTGGGTACCTATCAGCAGCTGATCCCCGAGGCAGATCTGGTTTACAACCTGACACCGGATAAACAGCATGCCAATGTGATAGAAGCCGTCATGCCGCTGATGAAAAAGGGCGCAACACTGTCTTACTCTCACGGCTTTAATATCGTTGAAGAAGGCCAGCAGATTCGCGACGATATCACCGTGGTGATGTGTGCGCCTAAATGCCCCGGCACCGAGGTGCGTGAAGAATATAAACGCGGTTTTGGTGTGCCCACACTGATTGCAGTGCACCCCGAAAATGATCCTCAGGGACAGGGCCTGGAAATCGCCAAAGCCCTGGCTTCGGCCACAGGTGGCGACAGAGCCGGGGTACTGGAGTCATCTTTTGTGGCGGAAGTTAAATCCGACCTGATGGGCGAGCAAACCATTCTCTGTGGTATGCAGCAAACTGCAGCCCTGCTGGCCTTTGATAAAATGGTCGCCGATGGAATCGACAAAGCCTATGCCAGCGCACTGATACAGTATGGTTTACAGGCTGTTACTGAGGCACTGAAGATCGGCGGTGTCACCAATATGATGGACAGGCTGTCGAATCCCGCCAAGCTTAAGGCTCATGCTCTGTCTGAGGAGCTTAAGTCGATGTTGCGGCCGCTGTTTGAAAAGCATCAGGACGACATACTCAGCGGCGAGTTCTCCCGCACCATGATGCAGGACTGGGCGGATGGCGATGCCAACTTGCTGAAATGGCGTGAACAAACCCGCCAAAGCGCCTTTGAGCAGGCACCTGAATACGATGGCAAGATTGATGAGCAGGAATTTTTTGACAAGGGTATTTTGCTGGTAGCCATGATCAAAGCCGGTGTTGAACTGGCCTTTGATGTGATGGTGGAGTCGGGAATGTTACCGGAATCGGCTTATTACGAATCACTGCACGAGACACCGCTGATTGCCAACACCATTGCCCGTAAGCGTTTGTACGAAATGAATGTGGTGATTTCAGATACTGCAGAATACGGTAACTATCTTTTTGCTAACGCGGCCATGCCGCTACTGGCAGAGCAGTTTATGCCAAAAGTGGGCACGGATCTGATTGGTAAAGGCCTGAATCTGGATTCCCACAGTGTCGACAACAAGACCCTGGTGCAGGTAAACGCTGCCATTCGCCAGCACCCTGTCGAGCAAATCGGAGATACACTGCGTGGTTACATGAAAGACATGAAAGCCATAGTGGAAAAGAGTTAA
- a CDS encoding addiction module protein: MATEVLARIRTEVLELTEAERAELAHDLIASLDEPGESGVKEAWDREILHRISLIDSGQAKLLDREEFRQQMRSRYKDQ; encoded by the coding sequence ATGGCTACTGAAGTATTAGCAAGGATACGCACCGAAGTACTTGAACTCACCGAAGCAGAACGTGCAGAGCTGGCGCATGACCTTATAGCGAGCCTGGATGAGCCTGGAGAAAGCGGTGTTAAGGAGGCATGGGACCGCGAAATTTTACACCGGATTTCTCTGATTGATTCAGGTCAGGCTAAACTGCTCGACCGCGAGGAGTTCAGGCAGCAAATGAGGTCGCGATACAAGGATCAGTAA
- a CDS encoding YifB family Mg chelatase-like AAA ATPase translates to MSIAIAHTRACVGVEAPPIRVEVHLANGLPAFNIVGLPEASVRESRDRVRSALINSGFEFPARRITVNLAPADLPKDGGRFDLAIAIGIIAAGGQIPQSALDCHELTGELALTGELRAIQGALPLAYATYKQNRSLILPQQNTTEAALIRQARLYPASQLLEVYHHLIGQQVLPLAEPSAATLTTESSVPLDLRDIVGQSAAKRALEIAAAGGHNLLFTGPPGTGKTMLANRLTAILPPMTEEEALQTAAVYSIAGKPVDPAAWLQRPFRHPHHTSSAVALVGGGSIPRPGEISLAHNGVLFLDELPEFERKVLDVLREPLESGQVSISRAARQANFPARFQLVAAMNPSPTGSSEDKRSNPEQILRYLNRISGPFLDRIDLQVDVPKLPSGQFAEQLKDKGDSSEIVRIRVQKARDRQMQRAGKANALLDNHELERDCVLAGTDRQFLVSTSERLGLSIRTFHRILKVSRTIADLDGQLQIDRSHIAEALQYRSFDRLLNQLLSQ, encoded by the coding sequence ATGTCTATCGCCATCGCCCACACCCGAGCCTGTGTTGGTGTCGAAGCGCCACCTATCCGGGTTGAAGTACACCTGGCAAACGGATTGCCGGCCTTTAATATCGTTGGTTTACCGGAAGCCTCAGTGCGCGAGTCCAGGGATCGTGTACGCAGCGCCCTGATTAACTCCGGCTTTGAGTTTCCGGCCCGGCGTATAACGGTGAATCTGGCTCCGGCGGATTTGCCCAAGGACGGTGGCCGCTTCGATCTGGCTATCGCCATTGGCATTATTGCCGCCGGAGGCCAGATTCCGCAGTCAGCGCTGGATTGCCATGAACTTACCGGTGAGCTGGCACTAACTGGCGAACTGCGGGCTATTCAGGGTGCCCTGCCGCTGGCTTATGCGACCTATAAACAAAATCGTAGTCTGATCCTACCGCAGCAAAATACCACAGAAGCGGCACTCATCCGCCAGGCCCGACTTTATCCCGCTTCTCAGTTACTCGAAGTGTATCATCATCTAATTGGTCAGCAGGTGTTGCCACTGGCAGAGCCTTCAGCCGCAACCTTAACAACAGAATCTTCTGTGCCGTTGGATCTGCGCGATATTGTCGGTCAGTCTGCGGCCAAAAGGGCGCTGGAGATCGCCGCAGCCGGGGGGCACAATCTGCTCTTTACCGGCCCCCCGGGAACCGGCAAGACCATGCTTGCCAATCGCCTCACGGCAATTCTGCCGCCAATGACAGAAGAAGAAGCCCTGCAAACCGCTGCGGTATATTCCATCGCCGGCAAGCCGGTTGACCCCGCAGCCTGGCTGCAACGGCCTTTTCGTCATCCTCATCACACCAGCTCTGCAGTGGCTCTGGTAGGGGGTGGCAGTATCCCCAGGCCCGGGGAGATATCCCTGGCCCATAACGGGGTGTTGTTTCTGGATGAATTACCGGAATTTGAACGTAAAGTGCTGGATGTATTACGCGAACCCCTGGAATCCGGCCAGGTCTCAATCTCAAGAGCTGCCCGCCAGGCCAATTTCCCGGCCCGCTTTCAGCTGGTAGCAGCCATGAACCCCAGCCCCACAGGCAGCAGCGAAGACAAGCGCAGTAACCCGGAGCAGATATTACGTTATCTGAATCGCATTTCCGGCCCTTTTCTGGATCGCATCGACCTGCAGGTGGATGTGCCCAAACTGCCATCGGGTCAGTTTGCCGAACAACTGAAAGATAAAGGGGACAGCAGCGAAATTGTCAGAATCAGAGTGCAAAAAGCCAGAGACCGGCAAATGCAGCGGGCCGGTAAGGCCAATGCTCTGCTGGATAATCATGAACTGGAAAGGGACTGCGTGCTGGCTGGCACTGACCGCCAGTTTCTGGTCAGTACCAGCGAACGGCTCGGCCTTTCCATCCGCACTTTTCACCGCATATTAAAGGTTTCACGTACTATCGCCGATTTAGACGGGCAGCTGCAGATCGACCGATCCCATATTGCCGAGGCGCTGCAATACCGTTCCTTTGACCGCCTGTTGAATCAACTGCTGAGCCAATAA